Proteins co-encoded in one Cucurbita pepo subsp. pepo cultivar mu-cu-16 chromosome LG15, ASM280686v2, whole genome shotgun sequence genomic window:
- the LOC111811690 gene encoding uncharacterized protein LOC111811690 — translation MCRKTVRTKSRRGGKSRLSRRSAASTPPPVASPSFSDQDAPNAEGNTPNDGFVSCKDVLNAEDNTVYEASRNETNDVLDNIDCFQKDTCIRCDKSGDLLVCTEIGCPIALHELCMSCEPSFDEEGRFYCPYCSYKRALVRVNESRRNAMVAKRALSNFVDTRMVGGGNLLQIGEAGKKKASNVSTRGVDANQPNHGSRWGNDSSRDQDTQVGQNQSNEREDHVRIARDVQASSTVGVIGENHDGPIVSNISKGVYSTPEVHPCEDSMNEEETREADTLGTHQVESLEDEDGEMMDEENLRSTDNLQDDEIAKDRGQPATTSAYRDGETAQEPQEQDKDDGGEQIHPNNEGMFEDTGLASGNNDLKDETIMKKKRFKIKANRRSNRQKFNSPRKSLRLQTSSPGKDHATKIEKASASRNLRMQPASRNQFKSFDFHGGKRKRMRWSTEEEEMLKEGVHRFSSTDSKNVPWKKILEFGHHVFDNTRTPVDLKDKWRNILAK, via the exons ATGTGCCGGAAGACGGTGAGGACCAAGAGTCGCCGTGGCGGGAAGTCCAGGCTTTCCCGGCGTTCCGCCGCTTCTACTCCGCCACCTGTGGCGTCTCCCTCCTTCTCTGACCAG GATGCGCCGAATGCAGAAGGCAACACGCCGAATGATGGATTTGTATCTTGTAAGGATGTGCTGAATGCAGAAGACAACACTGTTTATGAGGCATCGAGGAATGAAACTAATGATGTGTTGGATAATATAGATTGCTTTCAGAAAGACACTTGTATTAGATGCGACAAGAGTGGTGATCTATTGGTTTGTACTGAAATTGGATGTCCAATTGCTCTTCATGAGCTCTGTATGTCATGTGAACCTTCGTTCGATGAAGAAGGGCGCTTCTATTGTCCTTATTGTTCATATAAAAGAGCTTTGGTTCGTGTAAACGAATCGAGGAGAAATGCTATGGTGGCGAAGAGAGCGTTGTCTAATTTCGTTGATACCAGGATGGTTGGTGGTGGCAATTTGCTGCAGATAGGAGAGGCAGGTAAGAAGAAAGCATCTAATGTTTCAACTCGTGGAGTGGATGCGAACCAGCCTAATCATGGAAGTCGTTGGGGCAACGATAGCTCACGAGATCAGGATACGCAGGTCGGGCAAAATCAGAGTAATGAAAGGGAAGACCATGTGAGAATAGCAAGAGATGTTCAAGCATCGTCGACGGTGGGGGTTATTGGCGAAAATCATGATGGTCCTATTGTGTCTAATATTAGCAAGGGCGTTTATTCAACTCCTGAAGTTCATCCGTGTGAGGATTCGATGAATGAAGAGGAAACTCGTGAGGCTGACACATTAGGAACACATCAGGTAGAAAGTttagaagatgaagatgggGAAATGATGGACGAAGAAAACTTAAGGTCAACCGATAACCTTCAGGATGATGAAATTGCGAAGGATCGAGGTCAACCAGCAACTACTAGTGCATATCGTGATGGGGAGACTGCTCAAGAACCTcaagaacaagacaaagaTGATGGTGGAGAACAAATCCATCCCAACAACGAAGGGATGTTTGAAGATACCGGTCTTGCATCTGGAAATAACGATTTGAAGGATGAAACGATCATGAAGAAAAAGCGCTTTAAAATCAAAGCTAACAGAAGATCAAACCGACAGAAATTTAATTCTCCGAGAAAGTCGTTGCGTTTACAAACTTCAAGTCCTGGGAAAGATCATGCTACCAAAATTGAGAAAGCTTCTGCATCCAGGAATTTAAGGATGCAACCAGCCTCTCGTAATCAATT CAAAAGCTTTGATTTTCATGGCGGGAAGCGTAAGAGAATGCGTTGGTCCACTGAAGAGGAGGAAATGTTGAAG GAAGGAGTTCATAGATTCTCTTCTACAGACAGTAAAAATGTTCcttggaagaaaattttggaattcGGTCATCACGTATTCGATAACACTCGTACCCCGGTGGACCTAAAAGATAAATGGAGAAACATTCTAGCCAAATAG
- the LOC111811681 gene encoding glucose-1-phosphate adenylyltransferase small subunit, chloroplastic/amyloplastic, whose protein sequence is MASSIAAGGVLRVSTTSGSSSSNGGSNRVRGSSVRSLSFGASLISGDKIDFRASALGSRRFSGGRAAPLIVSPKAVSDSKNSQTCLDPDASRSVLGIILGGGAGTRLYPLTKKRAKPAVPLGANYRLIDIPVSNCLNSNISKIYVLTQFNSASLNRHLSRAYASNMGGYKNEGFVEVLAAQQSPENPNWFQGTADAVRQYLWLFEEHNVLEYLVLAGDHLYRMDYERFIQAHRETDADITVAALPMDESRATAFGLMKIDEEGRIIEFAEKPKGDQLKAMQVDTTILGLDDERAKEMPFIASMGIYVISKDVMLNLLREKFPGANDFGSEVIPGATSIGMRVQAYLYDGYWEDIGTIEAFYNANLGITKKPVPDFSFYDRSSPIYTQPRYLPPSKMLDADITDSVIGEGCVIKNCKIHHSVVGLRSCISEGAIIEDTLLMGADYYETDADRRLLAAKGSVPIGIGRNSHIKRAIIDKNARIGENVKIVNGDGVQEAARETDGYFIKSGIVTVIKDALIPSGTVI, encoded by the exons ATGGCGTCTTCTATTGCTGCCGGTGGAGTTCTCAGAGTTTCGACGACGTCGGGGTCTTCGTCGTCGAACGGCGGTTCTAACCGTGTAAGGGGAAGCAGTGTTCGAAGCCTCTCGTTCGGTGCGTCTCTCATTTCTGGTGACAAGATTGATTTTAGAGCTTCTGCTTTGGGATCACGACGTTTTTCTGGTGGTAGAGCGGCTCCTTTGATCGTCTCTCCGAAAGCGGTTTCTGATTCCAAGAACTCTCAGACTTGCCTCGATCCCGATGCTAGCCGG AGTGTGCTTGGGATTATTCTGGGAGGTGGTGCTGGAACGCGGCTCTATCCGCTCACTAAGAAGCGGGCGAAGCCTGCTGTTCCTCTTGGAGCAAACTACAGGCTGATTGACATTCCTGTTAGCAATTGTCTCAACAGCAACATTTCCAAGATTTATGTTCTAACGCAATTCAATTCTGCGTCTCTTAATCGTCATCTTTCCCGAGCTTATGCGAGTAACATGGGTGGTTACAAGAACGAAGGATTCGTTGAGGTTCTTGCGGCCCAGCAGAGTCCGGAGAATCCAAATTGGTTCCAG GGAACAGCTGATGCGGTTAGGCAGTATTTGTGGCTATTTGAAGAACACAATGTTTTGGAGTATCTAGTTCTTGCTGGCGATCATTTGTACCGAATGGATTACGAGAGATTTATTCAAGCACACAGGGAGACTGATGCAGATATCACTGTAGCTGCACTTCCCATGGATGAAAGCCGTGCTACTGCATTTGGTCTGATGAAAATTGATGAAGAGGGACGGATAATTGAGTTTGCAGAGAAACCAAAAGGAGACCAATTGAAAGCAATGCAG GTTGATACTACTATTTTGGGTCTTGATGATGAGAGAGCGAAAGAGATGCCTTTCATAGCCAGCATGGGTATTTACGTTATCAGTAAGGATGTGATGCTGAATCTTCTAAGAGAAAAATTTCCCGGAGCAAATGATTTTGGTAGTGAAGTTATTCCTGGTGCAACTTCCATTGGAATGAGG GTGCAAGCTTACTTGTACGATGGCTACTGGGAAGATATTGGTACCATTGAAGCCTTTTACAATGCAAATCTGGGGATCACAAAGAAGCCAGTACCAGATTTTAG CTTCTATGATCGTTCGTCTCCAATCTACACCCAACCTCGGTACTTGCCGCCATCGAAAATGCTCGATGCTGATATCACTGACAGTGTTATTGGTGAGGGCTGTGTCATAAAG AACTGCAAGATTCATCATTCTGTCGTTGGCCTCCGATCTTGCATATCCGAAGGTGCAATCATAGAAGACACGTTATTGATGGGTGCAGATTACTATGAG ACGGACGCCGACCGTAGGTTATTGGCGGCAAAGGGCAGTGTACCAATTGGCATTGGCAGAAACTCCCACATCAAGAGAGCTATCATTGACAAAAATGCTCGCATCGGGGAAAATGTCAAG ATCGTGAACGGAGACGGCGTGCAAGAAGCAGCAAGGGAGACAGACGGGTACTTCATAAAGAGTGGGATCGTGACAGTAATCAAGGATGCTTTGATTCCCAGTGGCACTGTTATCTAA
- the LOC111811654 gene encoding subtilisin-like protease SBT5.3 produces MKQPTHPSATVLLLLLSSLLLTPTAAIKRSYVVYMGAHSHGGRKPANIVANSHRDLLRPYLESGNEFAEDVIFYSYTRHINGFAAMLEDEVAARLAQHPKVVSVFPNRGRRLHTTRSWEFMELENNHGVISSESIWKKARFGEDTIIGNLDTGVWPESKSFSDHDDLGPIPQRWRGICQNQNDPSFHCNRKLIGARYFNKGYKSVVGHLNSSFNSPRDNEGHGSHTLSTAGGNFVAGASVFGLGKGIAKGGSPRARVAAYKVCWPPAAGNECFDADILAAFDVAIHDGVDVLSVSLGGDPNPLFNDSVAIGSFHAVKHGIVVICSAGNSGPTAGSVTNIAPWQITVGASTMDRKFPSRVVLGNKKQIEGESLTPEGLPSRKFYPLMSAADVRLANASAHEAQLCKAGTLDPKKAKGKILVCLRGDNARVDKGEQAMLAGAVGMILANNELSGNEILADPHVLPASHINFTDGVAVFAYINSTKFPQAYITGATTQLGIRPAPFMAAFSSVGPSTITPEILKPDVTAPGLSVIAAYTGAEGPTNQEYDKRRVAFNSVSGTSMSCPHVSGIAGLLRTLYPHWSPAAIKSAIMTTASTLDNNFKPLLNASYSVATPFNYGAGHIHPNRATDPGLVYDITVNEYLSFLCALGYNKAQLSQFSNGPFNCSEPISLTNLNYPSITVPNLSRSITITRRLKNVGSPGTYKAEIRKPAGISVSVKPKKLSFTRLGEELSFKVLMKVKEGNVGRKKNYVYGDLIWSDGKHHVRSPIVVMAV; encoded by the exons ATGAAACAACCAACACATCCTTCAGCTACtgtcctcctccttcttctctcttctttgcTGCTCACTCCCACCGCCGCCATTAAAAGG TCCTATGTTGTCTACATGGGAGCTCATTCCCACGGCGGTCGGAAACCCGCCAACATCGTCGCCAATTCTCACCGAGACCTCCTCCGACCATATCTCGAGAG tGGAAATGAATTCGCCGAAGATGTCATCTTTTACTCGTACACTAGACATATCAATGGCTTTGCAGCAATGTTGGAAGACGAAGTAGCTGCTCGATTAGCTC AACACCCGAAAGTGGTGTCGGTTTTTCCGAACCGAGGAAGACGGTTACACACGACACGATCATGGGAGTTCATGGAATTGGAGAACAATCATGGAGTTATAAGTTCAGAATCAATATGGAAGAAGGCAAGGTTTGGAGAAGACACCATTATTGGAAACCTTGATACTG GGGTATGGCCGGAATCAAAGAGCTTTAGTGATCACGATGATTTGGGACCAATTCCCCAAAGGTGGAGAGGAATATGCCAAAACCAGAACGATCCTTCTTTCCATTGCAATAG GAAACTAATCGGAGCAAGATACTTCAACAAAGGCTACAAATCCGTTGTCGGTCATCTAAATTCTTCGTTCAATTCGCCGAGGGATAATGAAGGGCATGGTTCTCATACCTTATCGACGGCGGGCGGTAACTTCGTCGCCGGAGCTAGTGTTTTCGGCTTGGGAAAGGGCATTGCCAAGGGCGGATCGCCTAGGGCTCGGGTGGCCGCTTACAAGGTCTGCTGGCCTCCAGCGGCTGGGAATGAGTGCTTCGATGCCGATATATTGGCGGCGTTTGATGTGGCGATCCACGATGGCGTCGATGTGTTGTCGGTGTCGCTTGGAGGAGATCCGAATCCGTTGTTTAACGATAGTGTTGCGATTGGATCATTCCACGCCGTGAAGCACGGGATTGTGGTGATTTGCTCTGCCGGAAATTCGGGACCGACAGCCGGTTCCGTGACGAATATTGCGCCCTGGCAGATCACCGTTGGAGCCAGCACCATGGACAGGAAGTTCCCTAGTCGCGTCGTTCTTGGGAACAAGAAGCAGATTGAG GGCGAAAGCCTAACCCCTGAAGGTTTGCCAAGCAGGAAGTTCTATCCACTCATGAGTGCTGCAGATGTTAGATTGGCCAATGCATCAGCTCATGAAGC TCAATTGTGTAAAGCTGGTACGCTTGATCCTAAGAAGGCGAAGGGAAAGATCCTTGTCTGCCTTCGTGGTGATAATGCAAGAGTGGACAAGGGCGAGCAAGCAATGTTGGCTGGTGCTGTGGGTATGATTCTCGCCAACAATGAGCTCAGTGGGAATGAAATCCTTGCTGACCCACATGTTCTTCCAGCCTCGCACATCAACTTCACTGATGGCGTTGCAGTTTTTGCATACATCAATTCAACCAA GTTCCCTCAGGCTTACATCACAGGAGCTACAACTCAATTAGGTATAAGGCCAGCTCCATTTATGGCAGCATTTTCATCAGTTGGACCAAGCACTATTACTCCAGAGATCTTAAAG CCTGATGTTACAGCACCTGGGCTGAGTGTTATAGCTGCTTATACTGGAGCAGAAGGACCTACCAATCAAGAATATGATAAGCGTCGGGTTGCTTTTAACTCGGTATCAGGAACTTCCATGTCATGCCCTCATGTTTCTGGTATAGCGGGTCTCCTTAGAACTCTTTACCCTCACTGGAGTCCTGCCGCTATTAAATCTGCAATCATGACCACGG CAAGCACCTTAGACAACAACTTCAAGCCGCTCCTCAATGCTTCCTACTCTGTGGCCACGCCATTCAACTATGGAGCAGGACACATCCATCCAAATAGAGCTACAGATCCTGGCTTGGTCTATGACATAACGGTTAATGAATATCTGTCATTTCTATGTGCCTTAGGATACAACAAAGCTCAACTATCACAGTTCTCCAATGGCCCCTTCAATTGCTCGGAGCCTATTAGTCTTACAAATCTCAACTATCCTTCAATCACTGTCCCTAACCTCTCGAGATCGATCACAATTACTCGAAGACTCAAGAACGTCGGTTCTCCCGGAACGTACAAAGCCGAGATAAGAAAACCAGCTGGGATATCGGTTTCGGTTAAGCCAAAGAAGTTGAGCTTCACAAGATTGGGTGAAGAGCTGAGCTTCAAAGTTCTCATGAAAGTCAAGGAAGGGAATgtaggaaggaagaagaattatGTATATGGTGATTTGATATGGTCTGATGGTAAGCACCATGTAAGAAGCCCTATTGTGGTAATGGCAGTCTAG
- the LOC111811795 gene encoding uncharacterized protein LOC111811795, which yields MKLAPKVIFIVRDSEGFSSAIVGALRPNPPFTVTTLDEDFEFSLEEYAIKDHKASGSVVHYLDDKGIYQVSVLILQSYEPPVLACAVDVVLSHIAGQRSPSSSKSKPTLVVPSIITSSKLKWERKTNTKSDRTVLLYGTEVGPETDISRTMGAKVQKLPSTSQIYCEQLACLFHLIRILNIPAFFVVGQTGRSLSNQAAGEEIQILSEMGELLANSMSLGFSREGIVWNPKEKSKDVKEPWHALYG from the exons atgaaattagCTCCGAAGGTAATATTTATCGTCAGAGATTCTGAGGGTTTCTCCTCAGCCATTGTCGGAGCTCTTCGCCCTAACCCGCCTTTCACGGTTACAACGCT TGATGAAGACTTTGAGTTCTCCCTGGAGGAGTATGCTATCAAAGACCACAAGGCCTCCGGGAGCGTCGTTCACTATCTCGACGATAAGGGAATTTATCAG GTTTCAGTATTAATCTTACAAAGCTACGAACCTCCAGTCTTGGCATGTGCTGTCGATGTAGTTCTTTCACACATAGCAGGACAACGTTCACCctcttcttcaaaatcaaaacccactCTTGTAGTCCCATCTATTATTACATCCTCGAAGCTCAAGTGGGAGAGAAAAACTAACACTAAAAGTGATCGGACCGTTCTTCTGTACGGTACCGAGGTAGGTCCAGAAACAGATATTTCTCGAACGATGGGTGCCAAAGTCCAGAAACTGCCATCGACTTCACAGATCTATTGCGAACAACTGGCCTGTTTGTTTCACTTGATTCGCATCTTGAACATTCCtgctttttttgttgttggacAAACAGGTCGCAGTCTTTCCAATCAAGCTGCAGGAGAAGAGATTCAG ATACTGAGTGAAATGGGTGAGCTGTTAGCAAACTCCATGTCCCTCGGCTTTTCAAGAGAAGGAATTGTTTGGAATCCAAAAGAGAAATCAAAAGATGTGAAGGAGCCATGGCATGCATTATATGGGTGA